The Haladaptatus cibarius D43 genome window below encodes:
- the purE gene encoding 5-(carboxyamino)imidazole ribonucleotide mutase: MTNAESVQRLIEQFETEAERNRAPEETPEIGIVMGSDSDLDVMMGAYDALTELGFEEVTDDDDPPEARFTFETYVVSAHRTPDLMYAYAKTAEARGLDVIIAGAGGKSADLPNMTASLAYPLPVVGVPVQEKSVSSVIGMPTGAPIVAVDAGKSFNAALSAVQMLAREHDDLRKRLVAYHDELQSGVGDVSRELHETGTPSFRDDS; the protein is encoded by the coding sequence ATGACGAACGCAGAATCAGTTCAGCGACTTATCGAACAGTTCGAAACCGAGGCGGAGCGCAACCGCGCCCCGGAGGAGACGCCCGAGATTGGAATCGTTATGGGAAGCGACTCCGATTTGGACGTGATGATGGGTGCCTACGACGCTCTCACGGAACTCGGCTTCGAGGAAGTCACGGACGACGACGACCCCCCGGAAGCCCGGTTCACCTTCGAAACCTACGTCGTTTCGGCCCATCGGACGCCCGACCTGATGTACGCCTACGCGAAGACGGCGGAGGCTCGCGGACTGGACGTCATCATCGCAGGTGCGGGCGGCAAATCCGCCGATTTGCCGAACATGACCGCGTCGCTCGCGTACCCGCTTCCGGTCGTCGGAGTGCCGGTGCAGGAGAAATCGGTCTCGTCGGTCATCGGCATGCCGACCGGCGCGCCAATCGTCGCGGTTGACGCCGGAAAATCGTTTAACGCGGCGCTCTCGGCGGTGCAGATGCTCGCCCGTGAACACGACGACCTTCGGAAACGGTTGGTTGCGTACCACGACGAGCTGCAATCTGGTGTCGGGGACGTGTCTCGGGAACTGCACGAAACCGGAACGCCCAGTTTCCGTGACGATTCCTAA
- a CDS encoding 5-(carboxyamino)imidazole ribonucleotide synthase, whose amino-acid sequence MVTASPPILGVVGGGQLGRMMAEAASPLGVELVVLDPTPDCPASAVAREQIVGDFDDEEAIRTLAEMADALTFEIELADPDVLEAVEEEYGVPVHPDPATLRMIQDKLVQKRALKERGIPVPEFRPVDGRDDLLSAGEKFGYPMMLKARKGGYDGRGNVPVESPDDVTDALAEVSGELMVEEFVPFERELSVIAVKGDDEIATFPVGENIHEDEILRETIVPARAPESVPERAEEVARDVLSVLSGRGVYGIELFEHADGEISVNEIAPRPHNSGHYTIEGALTSQFEQHVRGVLGYPLGATDLRSPVVMSNILGDVEESQPADLAGVDEVLSTPGASFHWYGKREVRPLRKMGHVTLVGESLAGDSPTDSVSTDDLLANARSLTDSVTFQ is encoded by the coding sequence ATGGTTACGGCTTCACCGCCAATTCTCGGCGTCGTCGGTGGCGGACAACTCGGTCGGATGATGGCAGAGGCGGCCTCCCCGCTTGGCGTCGAACTGGTCGTGTTAGACCCGACGCCGGACTGTCCGGCATCGGCAGTTGCCCGCGAGCAAATCGTCGGCGACTTCGACGACGAGGAAGCGATTCGAACGCTCGCGGAGATGGCCGACGCGCTGACGTTCGAAATCGAACTGGCAGACCCGGACGTGCTCGAAGCGGTCGAGGAGGAGTACGGCGTCCCCGTCCATCCCGACCCGGCCACCTTGCGGATGATTCAGGACAAACTCGTCCAGAAGCGCGCGCTGAAAGAACGGGGGATTCCGGTTCCGGAGTTCCGCCCCGTGGACGGCCGCGACGACCTGCTTTCTGCGGGCGAAAAGTTCGGCTATCCGATGATGCTGAAAGCCCGGAAAGGCGGCTACGACGGGCGTGGAAACGTGCCCGTCGAATCGCCGGACGACGTGACCGACGCCCTCGCCGAAGTTTCGGGCGAGTTGATGGTGGAGGAGTTCGTCCCCTTCGAGCGCGAACTGTCGGTCATCGCGGTCAAGGGCGACGACGAAATTGCGACGTTCCCGGTCGGCGAAAACATCCACGAGGACGAAATTCTGCGTGAAACCATCGTTCCCGCTCGGGCACCGGAATCGGTGCCCGAGCGAGCAGAGGAAGTCGCGCGCGACGTCCTCTCGGTGTTGTCCGGGCGCGGCGTCTACGGAATCGAGTTGTTCGAACACGCTGACGGCGAGATTTCGGTCAACGAAATCGCGCCGCGTCCGCACAACTCCGGTCACTACACCATCGAGGGCGCGCTGACCTCGCAGTTCGAACAGCACGTCCGCGGCGTACTCGGCTATCCCCTCGGCGCGACAGACCTCCGAAGTCCGGTCGTGATGTCGAACATCCTCGGCGACGTAGAAGAGAGCCAACCCGCAGACCTCGCCGGAGTGGACGAAGTGCTTTCGACTCCCGGCGCGTCGTTCCACTGGTACGGCAAACGAGAGGTTCGCCCGCTTCGAAAGATGGGCCACGTCACGCTCGTCGGCGAGTCGCTCGCGGGCGACTCGCCGACTGATTCCGTATCGACAGATGACCTCCTTGCGAACGCTCGCTCGCTTACCGACTCAGTCACATTCCAATGA
- a CDS encoding flippase activity-associated protein Agl23 — MSTGERPVSGWVNRNRGVAGILVVTAISLVLRLVALGTRFAHWDEARVGYWILRYQKTGVFEYQADIHGPFFVQVNSILFQLFGASDFMARFPVALITGLLPLAAWLYRDHLRESEMVALALFFAANPILLYYSRFMRNDMLLAALMLFALGFFLRAHATGKARYLYLGTGVLAVAFTTKENVLLYLLSWLGAGVLLLDHRLFLARNHDRGWTGVFVEHARRWGRGLQRFAPHLVLCLVEFFLIIVYFYAPRARGVGGPGLWKAFGEPSMFGAVIAEATLGSWEKLTQQWVTSHGHAYLPYFEHFVGVLEQGALPLLVFALLGFLSARYVDERPRDLVSFAFYWGAVGILGYPLVTDIMAPWNTIHVVAPLAIPAAVGVALLYRWGREAYEERDRTATAATALVFLLVVAQVAFPALSIVYLHPQDRQVPTMLGGQQDNDLVQYGQPAPGINPTLEKVQAVSKANQQGTDVLYYGYVDDQSQYIFYVPDETDNDYQRPANSWYNRLPLPWYTEMADATVDSTLKNETLESQQPPVVITRTVKVPDVEPHLSGYVAYDHELTLYGSETTIYIKESALREANRKA; from the coding sequence ATGAGTACAGGCGAACGCCCGGTTTCCGGGTGGGTGAACCGGAATCGGGGCGTTGCTGGCATTCTCGTCGTCACGGCGATTTCGCTGGTACTCCGCCTCGTTGCGCTTGGTACCCGGTTCGCCCACTGGGACGAAGCCCGTGTCGGCTATTGGATTCTCCGCTATCAGAAGACCGGCGTGTTCGAGTATCAGGCCGACATTCACGGTCCGTTTTTCGTGCAGGTGAACAGCATCCTCTTCCAGTTGTTCGGCGCGAGCGATTTCATGGCACGGTTTCCGGTTGCACTGATTACCGGTCTGCTTCCGCTTGCCGCGTGGCTCTACCGCGACCATCTCCGCGAATCGGAGATGGTCGCCCTCGCACTCTTTTTCGCCGCGAATCCCATCCTGCTCTACTACTCGCGGTTCATGCGAAACGACATGCTTCTCGCGGCACTGATGCTGTTCGCGCTCGGATTTTTCCTTCGCGCACACGCCACCGGAAAGGCGCGGTACCTCTACCTCGGAACGGGAGTGCTGGCTGTCGCATTCACGACGAAAGAAAACGTCCTGCTCTACCTGCTGTCGTGGCTCGGTGCTGGGGTACTCCTGCTCGACCACCGACTGTTTCTCGCGCGCAATCACGACAGAGGATGGACGGGCGTGTTCGTCGAGCACGCGAGGCGATGGGGGCGCGGTCTTCAGCGGTTTGCGCCGCACCTCGTCCTCTGTCTGGTCGAGTTTTTCCTCATCATCGTCTACTTCTACGCGCCACGGGCGCGGGGCGTCGGAGGGCCGGGCCTTTGGAAGGCATTCGGCGAGCCGTCGATGTTCGGCGCGGTCATTGCCGAAGCGACGCTCGGGTCGTGGGAGAAACTCACCCAGCAGTGGGTCACGAGTCATGGCCACGCCTACCTTCCGTACTTCGAGCATTTCGTGGGCGTCCTCGAACAGGGCGCACTGCCACTGCTCGTGTTCGCGCTACTCGGCTTCCTCTCCGCGCGATACGTGGACGAACGCCCGCGTGACCTCGTTTCCTTCGCGTTTTACTGGGGCGCAGTCGGTATCCTCGGCTATCCGCTCGTCACGGACATCATGGCACCGTGGAACACCATCCACGTCGTAGCTCCGCTCGCAATCCCCGCCGCGGTGGGCGTGGCGCTTCTCTACCGCTGGGGGAGAGAGGCATACGAGGAAAGGGACAGGACGGCGACCGCCGCGACGGCGCTCGTCTTCTTGCTCGTCGTCGCGCAGGTCGCGTTTCCGGCGTTGAGCATCGTCTATCTGCATCCGCAGGACAGGCAGGTTCCGACGATGCTCGGCGGGCAGCAGGACAACGATCTCGTCCAGTACGGCCAGCCTGCGCCGGGTATCAATCCGACGTTGGAGAAGGTACAGGCAGTTTCGAAGGCGAACCAGCAGGGAACCGACGTGCTGTACTACGGCTACGTGGACGACCAGAGTCAGTACATCTTCTACGTCCCGGACGAGACCGACAACGACTATCAGCGACCCGCGAACAGTTGGTACAACCGCCTGCCGCTCCCGTGGTACACCGAGATGGCGGACGCAACCGTCGATAGCACGCTGAAAAACGAAACGCTCGAAAGCCAACAGCCACCGGTCGTCATCACGCGAACGGTGAAGGTACCCGACGTGGAACCGCATCTGTCCGGCTACGTGGCCTACGACCACGAACTCACGCTGTACGGGAGCGAAACCACGATTTACATCAAGGAGAGCGCGCTCCGAGAGGCGAATAGAAAAGCATAA
- the ribH gene encoding 6,7-dimethyl-8-ribityllumazine synthase — MVTLGLVVAEFNAPITEQMESSARDAADEHDAEIAETLHVPGAYDSPLAADRLARRDDIDGVAVLGAVITGDTDHDEVITAATTQKLTDVSLNRDTPVALGITGPGMSAAEARERTDYGARAVEGAIDLVEELE; from the coding sequence ATGGTAACGCTCGGACTCGTCGTCGCGGAGTTCAACGCGCCGATAACGGAGCAGATGGAGTCGTCGGCGCGCGACGCCGCCGACGAACACGACGCGGAAATCGCCGAAACGCTACACGTTCCGGGGGCCTACGACTCCCCCCTCGCGGCGGACAGACTCGCCCGCCGGGACGACATCGACGGCGTCGCAGTTCTCGGCGCGGTCATCACCGGAGACACCGACCACGACGAAGTCATCACGGCCGCGACGACGCAGAAGCTGACCGACGTGAGTTTGAACCGAGATACGCCCGTCGCGCTCGGAATTACCGGGCCGGGAATGTCCGCGGCAGAAGCCCGCGAGCGTACCGACTACGGTGCGCGAGCGGTCGAAGGAGCTATCGACCTCGTGGAGGAGTTAGAATGA
- a CDS encoding pyridoxal phosphate-dependent aminotransferase has product MTMEFSDRIQRVEPSATLAISSLASQLEAEGEDVIDLSVGEPDFPTPENIVNAGEQAMEDGHTGYPPSKGVPELREEIAAKLQADGLDYEADNVIVTPGAKQALYETVQTLVDDDDEVVLLDPAWVSYEAMVKLAGGDLTRVDLAPHNFQLEPALDDLGEAISDDTELLIVNSPSNPTGAVYSDTALEGVRDLAVEHDVTVISDEIYEKITYGIEPTSLATLDDMYERTVTVNGFSKAYSMTGWRLGYLAAPEELVSQAAKLHSHSVSSATNFVQRAGVEALQNTESEIGEMVEAFHERRDRLVALLKQHDVSVRTPDGAFYLMLPVADDDQQWCEDALEEAYVATVPGSAFGAPGYARISYAADLDRIEEAVERLVENDLL; this is encoded by the coding sequence ATGACGATGGAGTTTTCAGACAGAATTCAGCGCGTCGAACCAAGTGCAACGCTCGCAATCAGCAGTCTCGCCTCGCAACTCGAAGCGGAGGGTGAGGACGTTATCGACCTGAGCGTCGGCGAACCCGACTTCCCCACGCCCGAGAACATCGTGAACGCGGGTGAACAGGCGATGGAGGACGGCCACACCGGCTATCCGCCGTCGAAAGGCGTGCCGGAACTTCGGGAGGAAATCGCAGCGAAACTCCAAGCCGACGGACTCGACTACGAGGCGGACAACGTCATCGTCACGCCCGGCGCGAAGCAGGCGCTCTACGAAACGGTGCAGACGCTCGTGGACGACGACGACGAAGTCGTCCTCCTCGACCCGGCGTGGGTGTCCTACGAGGCGATGGTGAAACTCGCAGGCGGCGACCTCACCCGGGTTGACCTCGCACCCCACAATTTCCAACTCGAACCGGCCCTCGACGACCTCGGCGAGGCCATTTCGGACGACACCGAACTGCTCATCGTCAACTCGCCGTCGAACCCGACTGGAGCCGTCTACTCCGACACTGCGCTGGAAGGCGTCCGCGATTTGGCGGTCGAACACGACGTGACCGTCATCAGCGACGAAATCTACGAGAAAATCACCTACGGCATCGAACCGACCAGTTTGGCAACCCTCGACGACATGTACGAGCGTACAGTCACGGTAAACGGCTTCTCGAAAGCCTACTCGATGACCGGCTGGCGGCTTGGTTATCTCGCCGCTCCGGAGGAACTCGTCTCACAGGCGGCGAAACTTCACTCGCATTCGGTTTCCTCGGCGACGAACTTCGTCCAGCGCGCTGGCGTCGAAGCCTTGCAAAACACCGAAAGCGAAATCGGGGAGATGGTAGAGGCATTCCACGAACGCCGCGACCGACTCGTCGCGCTGTTGAAACAGCACGACGTGAGCGTCAGGACGCCGGACGGGGCATTCTATCTCATGCTCCCCGTTGCCGACGACGACCAGCAGTGGTGTGAAGATGCGCTGGAGGAGGCCTACGTCGCCACCGTCCCCGGAAGCGCCTTCGGCGCTCCCGGCTACGCCCGAATCTCCTACGCAGCAGACCTCGACCGAATCGAGGAAGCCGTCGAGCGACTGGTCGAAAACGACTTGCTCTAA
- a CDS encoding threonine synthase encodes METTDAFIGLTCVDCGETFDAEVGSHRCPDCDGILDPEYDYDAIDLSRSDLESRRFDTMWKYEELLPFTRDSAVSMDEGATPLVECPNLAEQMGVERVLLKDEGRNPTGTFKDRGQTMAVTAAAQHGATDVALASAGNAGQAAAAYAARADMESHVFLPTRAGFTNKAMVNVHGGDMTVVEGRIGDAGAAYADAMEDEDWYSVKTFVTPYRHEGKKTMFYEIAEQMDWEVPDAVVYPTGGGVGLVGMHKAAKEFEELGLTDDLPAMYAAQSSGCAPIVKAWEEGTDVHEAWETPDTICGGIEIPDPGASPMILDALRESDGGAVATSDEDILDSAVAVAQQEGLEMGATCAAAASGAWELAQQGEFDEDDTVVLLNTGTGNKDDDVLRSHLMGMGV; translated from the coding sequence ATGGAGACGACGGACGCATTCATCGGCCTGACGTGTGTGGACTGCGGCGAGACGTTCGACGCCGAGGTCGGAAGCCATCGGTGTCCCGACTGCGACGGCATCCTCGACCCGGAGTACGACTACGACGCAATCGACCTCTCGCGGAGCGACCTCGAATCGCGCCGGTTCGACACGATGTGGAAGTACGAGGAACTGCTTCCGTTCACCCGCGATTCCGCCGTGTCGATGGACGAAGGCGCGACCCCGTTGGTCGAATGTCCGAACCTCGCGGAACAGATGGGCGTCGAGCGCGTCCTGCTGAAGGACGAAGGGCGCAATCCGACCGGGACGTTCAAAGACCGCGGGCAGACGATGGCGGTGACGGCGGCGGCCCAACACGGCGCGACCGACGTGGCGCTCGCCTCTGCGGGGAACGCGGGGCAGGCCGCCGCGGCCTACGCCGCACGGGCAGATATGGAATCGCACGTCTTTCTCCCGACGCGTGCCGGATTCACCAACAAGGCGATGGTGAACGTCCACGGCGGCGACATGACCGTCGTGGAAGGCCGAATCGGCGACGCGGGCGCGGCCTACGCCGATGCGATGGAAGACGAGGATTGGTACTCCGTCAAAACGTTCGTCACGCCTTACCGCCACGAAGGGAAGAAGACGATGTTCTACGAAATCGCCGAGCAGATGGACTGGGAAGTCCCCGACGCGGTGGTCTACCCGACCGGCGGCGGCGTCGGACTGGTCGGCATGCATAAGGCCGCAAAGGAGTTCGAGGAGTTGGGCCTGACCGACGACCTTCCGGCGATGTACGCCGCCCAGTCTTCAGGGTGTGCCCCAATCGTGAAAGCGTGGGAGGAAGGAACGGACGTGCACGAAGCGTGGGAAACCCCGGACACGATTTGCGGCGGCATCGAGATTCCAGACCCCGGCGCGAGTCCGATGATTTTGGACGCCCTACGCGAGAGCGACGGCGGGGCGGTCGCAACCAGCGACGAGGACATCCTCGACTCCGCGGTTGCAGTCGCCCAACAGGAAGGCTTGGAGATGGGCGCGACCTGTGCCGCCGCTGCGAGTGGCGCGTGGGAACTCGCCCAGCAAGGCGAGTTCGACGAGGACGACACCGTCGTCCTGCTCAACACCGGAACGGGAAACAAGGACGACGACGTACTTCGCAGTCATTTGATGGGGATGGGCGTCTAA
- a CDS encoding NAD(P)/FAD-dependent oxidoreductase: MTTVIVAGAGLAGLVAARRLAELGLNVQVMEREDEAGGRVRTRKQDGFLLDRGFQVLFTAYPAAKRELNYDELDLRYFSPGAMLARPGSRSVLADPFRDPKTLFESATNREVSLGDKIRTLQLRQELTRKPNQAIFDGNDESIESYLRERGFSEKFRNRFAGPFYGGITLDRSLSTSKKVFEFTFKMLSTGRTAIPAAGMGAISEQLAEKARAAGATIRFGEGVSAVESDGEGAEVEVGGETVTADAVVVATDPKSARELTGVDSIPTEARSCITQYFAHDAPLDAGNRILLNAADDAPNEIVPLSAVAPEYAPDDRELLSATFLGMPEKSDDELAEEVKTTIREWYPERTFPDFELLHTDRIEFAQFAQPPGVFDTLPGNRTNQKSVYLAGDFTEASSLNAAMESGRKAARAVYGDL, from the coding sequence ATGACGACTGTAATCGTCGCGGGGGCGGGACTCGCGGGACTCGTCGCCGCCCGCCGTCTCGCCGAGTTGGGATTGAACGTACAGGTGATGGAGCGCGAGGACGAGGCCGGTGGCCGAGTCCGAACGCGGAAACAGGACGGCTTTCTTCTCGACAGGGGCTTTCAGGTACTCTTTACCGCCTACCCTGCCGCAAAACGCGAACTCAATTACGACGAACTCGATTTGCGGTATTTCTCCCCGGGCGCGATGCTGGCCCGTCCCGGCAGTCGGTCGGTGTTAGCCGACCCCTTCCGCGACCCCAAAACGCTGTTCGAATCGGCGACGAACCGCGAGGTGAGCCTCGGCGACAAAATCCGAACTCTGCAACTCCGGCAGGAACTCACCCGGAAACCGAATCAAGCGATTTTCGACGGGAACGACGAATCCATCGAGAGCTATCTCCGCGAACGAGGTTTCTCCGAAAAATTCCGCAACCGCTTCGCCGGACCATTTTACGGTGGCATCACGCTCGACAGGTCACTTTCGACCTCGAAGAAGGTGTTCGAGTTCACCTTCAAAATGCTCTCCACCGGCCGAACCGCGATTCCAGCGGCGGGAATGGGCGCGATTTCCGAGCAGTTGGCCGAAAAAGCACGAGCGGCGGGCGCGACGATTCGCTTCGGAGAAGGCGTCTCCGCAGTCGAATCCGATGGCGAGGGGGCCGAGGTCGAAGTCGGCGGTGAAACCGTCACCGCCGACGCCGTCGTCGTCGCAACCGACCCGAAATCCGCCCGCGAGTTGACCGGCGTCGATTCGATTCCCACTGAGGCCCGAAGTTGCATTACACAGTATTTCGCCCACGACGCGCCACTGGATGCCGGAAACCGAATCCTGCTCAACGCCGCGGACGACGCGCCGAACGAAATCGTGCCACTGTCCGCAGTCGCGCCGGAGTACGCGCCCGACGACCGGGAACTGCTCTCCGCCACGTTTCTCGGGATGCCGGAAAAGTCGGACGACGAACTGGCCGAGGAAGTCAAAACGACTATTCGAGAATGGTATCCCGAGCGAACGTTTCCTGATTTCGAACTGCTTCACACCGACCGAATCGAGTTCGCGCAGTTCGCCCAACCACCGGGCGTTTTCGACACGCTTCCCGGCAACCGAACCAATCAGAAGTCGGTGTACCTCGCCGGTGATTTCACAGAAGCATCCTCGCTCAACGCCGCGATGGAAAGCGGTCGGAAGGCCGCCCGCGCGGTGTACGGGGATTTGTGA
- a CDS encoding metallophosphoesterase, whose translation MEDADFADRAVFLPEANALVLADLHIGRDAASNVSLPLGEQEDLTTRFDALLTKFSPNEVVLAGDVLHAFDRIPEDAVETFADLEKRANDAESDFVAVHGNHDKLLSQLVECPDEYRLADGTLVCHGHEEPDSTAPRYIIGHDHPAIAIEGKRRPCYLWGPETFRDADVLMLPAFTRLASGAVVNGMRGSDFQTPFVGSSSPFRPIVRDDNADETYRFPALGEFREML comes from the coding sequence ATGGAGGACGCTGACTTCGCTGACAGGGCGGTTTTCCTTCCCGAAGCGAACGCGCTCGTCCTCGCAGACCTCCATATCGGCAGAGATGCAGCCTCCAACGTGTCGCTTCCGCTCGGCGAACAGGAGGATTTGACCACCCGATTCGATGCACTTCTCACGAAATTTTCGCCGAATGAAGTCGTCCTCGCGGGCGACGTTCTCCACGCCTTCGACAGGATTCCGGAGGACGCAGTGGAAACCTTCGCAGACCTCGAAAAGCGCGCTAACGACGCAGAATCCGATTTCGTCGCGGTTCACGGCAATCACGACAAACTGCTTTCCCAACTGGTTGAGTGCCCGGACGAGTATCGACTCGCGGACGGGACGCTTGTCTGTCACGGCCACGAGGAACCGGATTCGACCGCGCCGCGGTACATCATCGGCCACGACCATCCCGCGATAGCAATCGAAGGAAAACGCCGACCCTGCTATCTGTGGGGGCCGGAAACGTTCCGCGACGCGGACGTACTCATGCTTCCCGCGTTCACTCGCCTCGCCAGCGGCGCGGTCGTCAACGGAATGCGGGGCAGTGACTTTCAGACGCCGTTCGTCGGCAGTTCGTCGCCGTTTCGGCCAATCGTCCGCGACGACAATGCGGACGAAACGTACCGATTCCCCGCGCTCGGTGAGTTTCGAGAGATGCTGTGA
- the artA gene encoding archaeosortase A produces the protein MTAVAPLALPVPSAAISDVLAWLVIVSFVATAALERYDRETARTVGAGAWVLFGIFWGVLFPRFAFEMKSFVEGALSLAAVPLCAYAGYQLYSGRDTLFVLSRAVAAMGIIYVPFSSVEFLRQWLVEQVSYQTDFAIEALGYNPEFTVAKENGYHSAFIFTDETGHSYYTYLVLACTGIGSMSIFGGLIAAVKAPLRRKLKAFAVAISIIWILNVVRNVFIALAFGNQWFQYFVDPIMSVVGYADPGMVSFFIADRVLSQMLAVVALVAILWLILRDLPELLTVVEDVAYLVTGNEYDLHRAVRTDGGR, from the coding sequence GTGACCGCAGTCGCTCCCCTCGCCCTCCCCGTTCCGTCCGCGGCCATTTCGGACGTTCTCGCGTGGTTGGTTATCGTCTCGTTCGTCGCAACCGCGGCGCTCGAACGATACGACCGCGAAACCGCCCGTACCGTCGGTGCCGGGGCGTGGGTGCTGTTCGGTATCTTCTGGGGCGTCCTCTTCCCGCGATTCGCCTTCGAAATGAAGAGTTTCGTGGAGGGCGCGCTTAGCCTCGCGGCGGTGCCACTCTGTGCTTACGCGGGCTATCAACTCTATTCGGGACGGGACACGTTGTTCGTCCTCTCCCGCGCAGTCGCGGCGATGGGAATCATCTACGTTCCGTTTTCGAGCGTCGAGTTCCTTCGACAGTGGTTGGTCGAGCAGGTAAGCTATCAGACGGATTTCGCCATCGAAGCACTCGGCTACAATCCCGAATTTACGGTTGCCAAGGAAAATGGCTACCATAGCGCCTTCATCTTCACCGACGAGACGGGCCACTCCTACTACACCTACCTCGTGCTCGCTTGCACCGGAATCGGAAGCATGAGCATCTTCGGCGGACTCATCGCCGCGGTGAAGGCCCCGCTTCGCCGGAAACTCAAGGCGTTCGCCGTGGCTATTTCCATCATCTGGATACTGAACGTCGTCCGGAACGTGTTTATCGCGCTCGCCTTCGGCAACCAGTGGTTCCAGTACTTCGTTGACCCGATTATGTCGGTGGTTGGCTACGCAGACCCCGGCATGGTGTCGTTTTTCATCGCAGACCGCGTGTTGTCCCAAATGCTCGCGGTGGTCGCGCTGGTCGCCATCCTCTGGCTAATACTGCGCGACCTGCCGGAACTGTTGACCGTCGTGGAAGACGTGGCCTATCTCGTTACGGGCAACGAGTACGACCTCCATCGAGCGGTTCGTACCGATGGAGGACGCTGA
- a CDS encoding DUF7839 domain-containing protein: MADVLDDKRAATRFRILAEIADRQPAVSQGEIADAVGVTSQAVSEYTRGLVADGLVEKEGRSRYSVTKEGVDWLLQSATDVRRFADHVTDDILGNVGEDAAIATTEITEGETVTLSLKGGLLHATPGEDGPATGIATTDAESGNEVGVTEFEGIIDLEPGRVTVYQIPPVRSGGSRAVDSDALAEACESSPVLAATGVEAVVALRSADVEPDTTFAAGEVAAEAAERGEDVVIVATSDSVGRVTDALRDAGVAYEVANVS; encoded by the coding sequence ATGGCCGACGTGCTGGATGACAAGCGTGCCGCAACCCGGTTTCGCATCCTCGCCGAAATCGCAGACCGTCAACCGGCGGTGAGTCAGGGCGAAATCGCGGACGCCGTCGGCGTCACGAGTCAAGCCGTCAGCGAGTACACTCGCGGACTCGTTGCCGACGGACTGGTCGAAAAGGAAGGTCGGTCGCGCTACAGCGTGACCAAGGAAGGCGTCGATTGGCTCTTGCAGTCGGCGACCGACGTTCGTCGGTTCGCCGACCACGTCACCGACGACATTCTCGGCAACGTTGGGGAGGACGCCGCGATAGCGACGACCGAGATAACGGAGGGCGAAACCGTCACTCTCTCGTTGAAAGGCGGCCTCCTTCACGCCACTCCCGGAGAAGACGGCCCTGCGACCGGTATCGCTACCACGGACGCGGAATCGGGGAACGAGGTCGGCGTCACGGAATTCGAGGGCATCATCGACCTCGAACCCGGGCGTGTGACTGTCTATCAGATTCCCCCGGTTCGCTCCGGCGGGAGTCGAGCGGTCGATTCCGACGCTTTGGCCGAGGCGTGCGAAAGCAGTCCCGTCCTCGCCGCAACCGGCGTCGAGGCGGTCGTCGCCCTTCGCTCCGCGGACGTGGAACCGGACACGACGTTCGCCGCGGGCGAAGTCGCCGCCGAGGCCGCGGAACGAGGGGAGGATGTCGTTATCGTCGCAACATCCGACAGCGTCGGGCGCGTCACCGACGCCCTCCGCGATGCCGGAGTCGCATACGAAGTGGCGAACGTTTCCTAA
- a CDS encoding J domain-containing protein → MPDWLVTGLWLSLAVAVVIAGIFVVGARLFPTERATNATYVFGEGKRRVEIRNYLRAIGEDFAEDHFVAGQHVAFYLPERDVAITFDARAFFRIEKSRTFAVLVEHEMPGHHLGDRLPFETPTLEQEEEVDTKLAAFAILGVPTEATLTEIKSAYREKVKDVHPDHGGTQEEFQRVREAYTTAKNYAG, encoded by the coding sequence ATGCCCGACTGGTTGGTCACCGGTTTGTGGCTCTCGCTGGCGGTTGCCGTCGTCATTGCCGGAATCTTCGTGGTAGGCGCGCGCCTCTTTCCCACGGAACGGGCGACCAACGCAACCTACGTGTTCGGCGAGGGAAAGCGCCGGGTCGAAATCCGCAACTACCTCAGAGCCATCGGCGAAGATTTCGCGGAAGACCATTTCGTCGCGGGTCAACACGTCGCCTTCTATCTGCCGGAACGGGACGTTGCGATTACCTTCGACGCGCGCGCCTTCTTTCGCATCGAGAAATCGAGAACGTTCGCCGTCTTGGTCGAACACGAGATGCCGGGTCACCACTTAGGCGACCGACTGCCGTTCGAAACGCCGACGCTGGAACAGGAAGAAGAGGTCGATACGAAACTTGCCGCCTTCGCCATCCTCGGCGTGCCGACGGAAGCGACACTCACGGAAATCAAGTCGGCCTACCGTGAGAAAGTAAAGGACGTCCATCCCGACCACGGCGGGACACAGGAAGAGTTCCAGCGCGTCCGCGAAGCCTACACGACCGCGAAAAACTACGCCGGGTAA